Proteins from one Bombus pyrosoma isolate SC7728 linkage group LG16, ASM1482585v1, whole genome shotgun sequence genomic window:
- the LOC122576650 gene encoding protein Gawky isoform X1: MFPHNSSSHEISTETNAFVQNSMGDVVVLGKSSPIRVGEGRESENDRYCDIEFINNMMAKPNSHRENTAANDFLTVLSNQTGKFILTSRSSTCQSVASSTTKHPTKDHLLTSFSVLNIRVLSISVNLRLTGDKCAIDEGVPSLVRIPKSDRPSSGHFSLDSLDNYSLLGSCLHPGKYNNIKSNSSLLSNNNDNYKSVILLSSTSNHYFLRVEMDGGAIAMRLRTSKILILNLKEKTVEMLSWVINGISDVATITVGALSFQDNVKSNEPSGTYFASYRYSGSYTRLGPEFVKSLSKSTIGDRFRVKGENQDEFALYIPTMTTCKPTMTLTRQSASRIIGVPGSRPNYFEILWPDQMHTPHKFYGSLSNCLTEYHNDSLPEGEEKENNSSKCFGNFNEQIQCRNIGENTINDNELRRIRSQTAVYFNDEHYTQTGVFCFCGFERNYDCQNSHELIERDVSISLSCSSLLKRTKLKYQAFTGVIDGKYSSENLCDLYQSKETLFKVLQAIGFNVENIFTESLVNSKQFSLTSSTYQTAQFIDSENSNEAMKIDAIAVNLHNCNQFKKYKAAAPGSKDKRTTNGNLTVSTPVEEISSRNYPISSFSGRKEVDNANGVSRTYLIHCARNLIAASVGVSKDILQAYRTDLKHVLTLLFGQICDLDEFNLGYKKRWGIPGILRLAGGGENSLNSSGTTNWGSTQTSTTNNNNNNQSGWGGNSGNPSGSSGAPGNWTGNSVNRSVAGNPNSNQNQGPPGGQNVPGNVNKVSNPNQQSNQQSGPPTSQSSGTSQGSQNSNQWSQGKSNNPGGSSQNSSVQNNNTSAQQQQQQQQQSNSSNNNNQSNNQAQGSVNSSNTPANNNPSTKQQLEQLNTVREALFSQDGWGCQNVNQDTNWDVPTSPEPSMSKDGVPIWKTPVNNGTDLWEANLRNGGQPPPQQQAKTPWGHTPATNIGGTWGEDDEGADTSNMWTGAPTSSQPNSAAGQWTTGTSNQTGMWGGSNWGDPRIDHRDPRDLRSVDPREMRDPRDHRMSLDPREHIRVMDPMARDPRMADMRGDPRGISGRLNGANADAMWGQPPGPPHHQMGHQHPSGPPTKMLNPSNINQWAAPPPKDIMPGKPSGWEEPSPPTQRRNVPNYDDGTSLWGNPAVNQRTIPGSKVSHWKDLPTPNIGRGGMQCPPGMPQNRMPAQPGMKPDVSGPMWGHPGAAGGRNGSWAEGPHDTGSWDDPKTPSTWNEAQLNPGTWGGPSAHKPKPMGPTGSWADTDMDPTPSWGHPTKPTLTKEVIWNSREFRYLCDMGYKKEDVELALRTREMNREEALELLSQVRPLDQWRRHDAHSTYDPTNQATTAPAYPRFNHVAQQMSFPPGAGVPSGNATGSVGGSVASASLLKLQQQQQQTAVPLQQQQPSSNAPQPPFNQASRAPQNQPSTQQLRMLVQQIQLAVQEGYLNHQILNQPLAPQTLILLNQLLQQIKVLQQLHQQHSVQSTMKGNGQSVLQISVQITKTKQQIANLQNQIAVQQATYMKQQQQQQQQQQQQQQHPVPPSQSSEYYKSSVHDPMSALQNSFTDLTMNKEPPVSQQQSRLNQWKLPSLDKDGELVSNEFSRAPGTTSKPAATPAGLTRSHSSPNMNPLLGQGDGTWSTRLGESGWPDPGNSDSTDGKDWQPTGAAAGAAAFTDLVPEFEPGKPWKGTQMKSIEDDPSITPGSIVRSPLSLATIKDPDAIFSSSSKTSPPPQQPTNPDTSIPSLSNSTWTFNPPATTPNAFTSSKNTWGESAPPPTAVTSELWGAPMSKVRGPPPGLSSKTTGNTSNGWAGFGTVSRSSSWGFQSSTNAAWVSTWLLLKNLTPQIDGSTLKTLCMQHGPVQDFRLYLNHGIALTKYSSRDEAIKAQGALNNCVLGNTTIFAESPADTEVHSLLQQLSHGGQQQAGATTGAGWGLRPSNKTGPPPDTWGGSSSQLWGAPPSSNSLWSSAGIDSNDQQRATPSSLNSYLPGDLLGGESM; the protein is encoded by the exons ATGTTTCCACACAATTCTAGTTCACATGAGATTTCTACAGAAACAAATGCCTTCGTACAAAATTCCATG GGGGATGTAGTAGTATTAGGGAAAAGCAGTCCGATAAGGGTTGGGGAGGGAAGAGAATCAGAGAATGATAGGTACTGTGATATCGAGTTCATAAACAACATGATGGCCAAACCTAATAGCCATCGCGAAAATACCGCCGCCAATGACTTTTTAACCGTCCTGTCGAACCAAACtg GCAAGTTTATCTTGACCAGTCGAAGCTCGACCTGCCAGTCAGTGGCGTCGTCAACCACAAAACACCCAACAAAAGATCATCTTCTAACTAGCTTTAGCGTACTAAACATTAGGGTACTAAGTATAAGCGTAAATCTAAGATTAACAGGAGATAAGTGCGCAATCGATGAAGGGGTACCTAGCCTAGTTAGGATACCCAAGTCTGATCGCCCCTCGTCAGGCCACTTTTCTCTCGACTCTCTTGACAATTACTCCTTACTAGGATCCTGCCTTCATCCGGgcaaatacaataatattaagtcTAATTCTAGCCTCCtaagtaataataacgataactACAAGTCTGTGATATTGCTCAGCTCAACCAGTAACCATTATTTCCTCCGCGTTGAAATGGACGGTGGTGCGATTGCAATGAGACTAAGAAcctcaaaaatattaattttgaacttAAAAGAAAAGACGGTGGAGATGTTGTCCTGGGTAATTAATGGTATTAGTGACGTGGCAACAATTACTGTTGGTGCTCTTTCATTTCAGGATAATGTTAAGTCTAACGAGCCTTCGGGCACTTATTTCGCGAGCTATAGGTACTCAGGGTCGTATACGCGTCTTGGCCCTGAGTTTGTTAAGTCTCTTTCTAAGTCTACTATAGGGGATAGGTTTAGGGTTAAGGGGGAGAACCAAGACGAGTTCGCTCTCTACATTCCTACTATGACTACCTGCAAGCCTACGATGACGCTTACACGCCAATCTGCATCCCGAATAATCGGTGTACCTGGATCTCGGCCGAACTACTTCGAGATATTATGGCCCGACCAAATGCACACTCCTCACAAATTTTATGGCAGTTTATCAAACTGTTTAACGGAATATCACAATGATTCTCTTccagaaggagaagaaaaagaaaataattcttcgaaatgtttcggtaattttaacgaacaaatacaatgcCGAAACATTGGTGAAAATACGATTAACGATAACGAACTAAGAAGGATCAGATCTCAAACTGCTGTCTATTTCAATGACGAACATTATACTCAGACAGGAGTATTTTGTTTTTGCGGTTTTGAGAGAAACTACGATTGCCAAAATTCGCACGAGTTGATAGAAAGAGATGTTTCTATTAGTTTGTCGTGCTCTAGTTTACTTAAACGAACGAAGCTGAAGTATCAAGCTTTCACTGGTGTgatcgatggaaaatattcttcaGAAAATCTCTGTGATTTGTATCAATCTAAAGAGACGTTATTCAAAGTACTCCAAGCTATCGGATTTAATGTTGAGAACATTTTCACAGAAAGTCTGGTAAATTCTAAGCAATTCAGTCTGACCAGTTCGACGTATCAAACTGCCCAGTTCATTGACAGTGAGAATTCTAATGAAGCAATGAAGATCGATGCCATTGCAGTAAACTTACATAATTGCAatcagtttaaaaaatataaagctgCTGCTCCTGGTTCAAAGGATAAACGAACcacaaatggaaatttaacTGTTTCTACTCCAGTGGAAGAAATATCCTCTAGAAATTATCCAATTTCTAGTTTCTCGGGGAGAAAGGAAGTCGACAACGCAAATGGCGTGAGTCGAACTTATCTTATTCATTGTGCAAGGAATCTCATAGCAGCGTCCGTTGGAGTTTCCAAAGACATCTTACAAGCTTACAGAACTGATCTTAAGCACGTGTTAACGCTCCTTTTTGGACAGATTTGCGATCTTGATGAATTCAATTTGGGGTATAAGAAAAGGTGGGGAATTCCTGGAATTTTGAGATTGGCTGGCGGGGGTGAAAATTCATTGAATAGCAGTGGAACTACAAATTGGGGCTCTACACAAACTAGTACTAcaaataacaacaacaacaaccaATCGGGTTGGGGAGGAAACTCTGGGAATCCTTCCGGAAGTAGCGGAGCACCTGGTAATTGGACTGGAAACAGTGTAAACAGGTCCGTTGCTGGAAATCCAAATTCAAATCAAAATCAGGGACCTCCAGGTGGACAAAATGTCCCAG GTAACGTGAATAAAGTGAGCAATCCAAATCAACAATCAAATCAACAATCAGGTCCACCCACTTCTCAATCAAGTGGCACAAGTCAGGGTAGTCAAAACAGCAACCAATGGTCACAGGGAAAATCTAATAATCCTGGAGGATCAAGTCAGAACTCTTctgttcaaaataataatacttcagcccaacaacagcaacaacagcagcaacagtCGAATTCcagtaacaataataatcaGTCAAACAATCAGGCTCAGGGATCTGTTAACAGTAGTAATACACCTGCAAACAATAATCCTTCAACAAAGCAACAATTAGAACAGTTAAATACAGTGAGGGAAGCACTTTTTAGTCAAGATGGTTGGGGTTGT CAGAATGTGAATCAGGACACAAACTGGGATGTCCCAACATCTCCAGAACCTAGTATGTCAAAAGATGGAGTTCCAATCTGGAAGACACCGGTAAACAATGGCACAGATTTATGGGAAGCTAATCTCAGAAATGGTGGTCAACCTCCACCTCAGCAACAAGCTAAAACACCTTGGGGTCATACACCAGCAACAAACATTGGTGGAACTTGGGGTGAAGATGATGAAGGTGCAGATACATCTAATATGTGGACTGGTGCCCCCACATCTTCCCAACCAAATTCTGCAGCTGGCCAATGGACGACTGGTACCAGTAACCAAACTGGTATGTGGGGAg GATCCAACTGGGGTGATCCAAGGATCGATCATCGAGATCCTAGAGATCTCCGTTCTGTTGATCCTAGAGAGATGCGAGATCCCCGTGACCACAGAATGTCTTTGGATCCTCGAGAACACATACGTGTGATGGATCCAATGGCTCGTGATCCTAGGATGGCAGACATGCGTGGGGATCCCCGCGGGATTTCTGGAAGGTTAAACGGTGCCAATGCGGATGCAATGTGGGGTCAACCACCAGGTCCTCCACATCACCAAATGGGACATCAACATCCTTCAGGCCCTCCAACAAAGATGTTAAATCCTTCCAATATAAATCAATGGGCTGCACCACCACCAAAGGATATTATGCCAGGAAAACCATCAGGTTGGGAAGAACCTTCTCCACCAACACAAAGAAGGAATGTTCCAAACTATGACGATGGCACAAGTTTATGGGGAAATCCTGCAGTTAATCAGAGGACCATACCTGGTAGTAAGGTTTCTCATTGGAAGGACCTTCCAACACCAAATATAGGGAGAGGAG GAATGCAATGTCCTCCGGGCATGCCACAGAATAGAATGCCAGCTCAACCTGGAATGAAACCAGATGTTAGTGGACCAATGTGGGGACATCCTGGTGCTGCTGGTGGACGAAATGGTAGTTGGGCTGAAGGACCACATGATACAGGTTCATGGGATGATCCAAAAACACCAAGTACCTGGAACGAAGCTCAATTAAATCCTGGCACTTGGGGTGGACCCAGTGCGCACAAACCTAAACCAATGGGGCCCACTGGAAGCTGGGCTGATACTGATATGGATCCTACTCCTAGTTGGGGTCATCCTACGAAACCAACTCTTACAAAGGAAGTTATATGGAATAGCAGGGAATTTAGATATCTTTGTGACATGGGATACAAA aAAGAGGACGTTGAATTGGCACTGAGAACTCGTGAAATGAATAGAGAGGAAGCTTTGGAACTTCTAAGTCAAGTGCGGCCTTTAGACCAATGGAGAAGACATGACGCACACTCCACTTACGATCCGACAAATCAAGCTACAACTGCGCCAGCATATCCTAGATTTAATCACGTCGCACAGCAAATGTCTTTTCCTCCG gGTGCTGGAGTGCCAAGTGGAAATGCAACTGGTAGTGTGGGAGGATCGGTTGCTAGTGCaagtttattgaaattacaacaacaacagcaacaaacTGCTGTTCCAttacaacaacaacaaccTAGTAGTAATGCACCTCAACCACCTTTCAATCAG gCTTCCAGAGCTCCTCAGAATCAACCCAGTACTCAACAACTGCGTATGTTAGTACAACAGATTCAGCTAGCCGTCCAGGAAGGTTACTTAAAccatcaaattttaaatcaacCACTTGCACCTCAAACTCTAATACTTTTGAACCAACTATTACAACAAATCAAAGTCTTACAACAGCTTCATCAACAACATTCTGTGCAAAGTACAATGAAGGGCAATGGCCAATCTGTTCTTCAGATCAGtgtacaaattacaaaaacaaaaCAGCAAATAGCAAACCTTCAAAACCAAATTGCTGTGCAACAAGCTACTTACATGaagcaacaacagcagcagcagcagcagcaacaacagcagcagcaacacCCTGTGCCACCATCTCAAAGCTCAGAATACTATAAGAGCTCAGTACATGATCCTATGTCAGCTTTGCAAAATAGTTTCACAGATTTGACAATGAATAAGGAACCTCCTGTT agTCAGCAACAGTCAAGACTGAATCAGTGGAAGTTACCTTCTTTGGACAAAGATGGAGAGTTAGTTTCGAACGAGTTCTCGAGAGCACCAGGAACAACCAGTAAGCCAGCAGCTACACCGGCTGGTTTAACACGATCACACAGTAGTCCTAACATGAATCCTTTGTTGGGTCAAGGAGATGGTACATGGTCCACCAGACTTGGAGAGAGTGGATGGCCAGACCCAGGTAACTCGGATTCCACTGATGGAAAGGATTGGCAACCAACTGGTGCAGCTGCTGGTGCTGCTGCTTTCACCGATCTTGTACCTGAATTTGAACCTGGCAAGCCATGGAAG gGTACCCAGATGAAGAGCATCGAGGATGATCCAAGCATTACTCCAGGCTCTATCGTTCGTTCACCGCTTTCTTTAGCAACGATCAAAGATCCAGATGCCATTTTTTCTTCAAGTAGTAAGACTTCGCCGCCACCACAACAACCTACCAATCCTGATACATCAATACCAAGTTTAAGTAATTCTACTTGGACGTTCAATCCACCTGCTACTACTCCAAACGCATTTACTAG ctCGAAGAACACTTGGGGTGAATCTGCTCCACCGCCGACTGCGGTTACTTCAGAGCTCTGGGGAGCACCAATGAGTAAGGTTCGTGGCCCTCCACCAGGCTTGAGCAGCAAAACTACGGGAAATACGAGCAATGGCTGGGCAGGTTTTGGCACCGTCAGCAGATCCAGTTCATGGGGCTTTCAATCGAGCACAAATGCTGCCTGGGTTTCTACCTGGTTACTACTTAAGAATCTGACGCCTCAAATCGATGGTTCTACTTTGAAAACCCTCTGCATGCAACACGGTCCTGTTCAAGACTTCCGATTATACCTTAATCATGGAATTGCTTTAACCAAATATTCATCAAGAGATGAGGCTATTAAG GCACAAGGTGCTCTGAACAATTGCGTCCTGGGCAACACAACAATTTTCGCAGAATCTCCAGCCGATACCGAGGTGCACAGCTTGTTGCAACAACTTAGTCATGGAGGTCAACAACAAGCTGGAGCTACTACAGGAGCAGGTTGGGGCTTGCGACCATCGAACAAAACTGGTCCACCACCAGACACATGGGGCGGTAGTTCCAGCCAATTATGGGGTGCTCCACCGAGTAGCAATTCTCTTTGGAGCAGCGCTGGCATTGACAGCAATGATCAACAACGTGCTACGCCCAGTTCTCTGAACTCGTACTTACCCGGAGACCTTCTGGGAGGTGAGTCGATGTAG